The following is a genomic window from Candidatus Methylomirabilota bacterium.
TCCTCATGCAGGCCAAGATCATCCCGGAGGGAGCCACGGATCGGAGGGAGGTTACAGAGCCAGGACAGGTTTACATACGGATCCTCATGATCGGCAATAAGGCAGACCTTCCCGAGGCAGCGGATCGGTTCCTGATCCTCCAAGAACACGTGGGTGGGCGTTTTTCACTCCTGAGCGGTTCGGCCATTGCCGGGACTGGATTGCAAGAGATCCGGCACCGGCTCTATGATGCCCTAGAAGTGCTGCGTGTCTATACCAAGGCCCCTGGCAAGGAGGCGGAGATTGCCCATCCGGTGGTCCTGCCCAGAGGGAGCACTCTTCTACAGGCGGCCGACGCGGTACACAAGGACTTTGCCGCAAAGCTCAAGTACGCCCGAGTCTGGGGATCTGGGAAATTCGAGGGGCAGCGGGTCCACCGGGAATACCTCGTGCAAGATGGGGACATCATCGAATTCCACATTTAAGCAATCAGCTGTCGGCTATTACCAGCAGATTTGAAATGTATGCTGTCAGCTATCGGCTGTCCGCTTGGGGTTGTTCGAGTTGGCTGCTGACAGCTGGCTATTGACTGCCAGTGCAAGAGGGGAGAGGGATGAAGCGGCAGCATCCACTGACGGCGTGGCGAGTGCTCAAACGATCTGTCGCCTTTTCCTGCCCCTTCTACCAGATTGCCCAGGAGGAGATCAGGCTCCCCACCGACCACATTATTGATTACTACTACGTCACGATCCCCCCATCGGTCATGGTGGTCCCGATGACCGCGAATGGACGGATCGTCCTCCTCCAACAATACCGATATCCTATCAGCTCCTTCTCATACGAGCTTCCGGGCGGGAACACCGAGGGGAAGTCGCCACTCGCGACCTGCAAGGCGGAGCTTTTTGAGGAGACAGGCTACCGGGCCCGGCGATGGAAGCGCCTCGGGACCTTTCACCCGTACTCGGGCATGAGTGACGAAATCTGCCATGTTTATCTTGCCACGGAGCTGACGCCTGGCACGTATCGCCTGGAAGAGCGTGAGTTTATCCAGGTGATTGAAATGTCGATTCAAGAGGTATATCGATGGATCGAGCGCAATCGCATCCGTGACGGAATGACCCTGGCCAGCCTTCTGCTGGTCCGGCCCTACTTGAGGAAGAGGGCTCATTGAAGATCGGAGAGTATATTTTTCGTCAGATAAAGGCCACGGGTGTGGATCATATCTTCGGGATTCCCGGGGATTTCTCCCTTCCTCTCTGGCGGGCCCAGGAGGCTGCAGGCCTTCAGCCAATCGTGGTGACCCATGAGCCGTCTGCGGGCTTCGCCGCTGACGCGTATGCCAGGCTGCGGGGCCTCGGGGCCGCACTGGTTACCTTTGGTGCCGGCGGCCTCAACATGGTGAATCCCATTGCTCAGGCGTTTGCCGAGCGCTCGCCTGTCTTGGTGGTGAGCGGGGCACCCGAGATCAGGGATCGAGACACGGACGCGTTACTCCATCACCGCGTGAAGACCTTCGAGTCCCAGGTGATCGTCTACCGCGAGGTCACCGCAGCTACCGCAGTGCTAGAGGATCCCGCCACGGCCCTTGCTGAGATTGATCGGGTGTTGGCTACAATCCTCGAGCGGAAGCGTCCGGGATACCTGGAGGTCCCGAGGGACATGGTGGATGTGGCCGGTGGTGCCTCGGGGAGTATGGCGGGCGGCAAGCAGCCCGAGCGGGCAGCCTTGGAGGAGGCTATGGGCGAGGTGGTTGATCGGCTCAACCAAAGCCTGCGACCCGTCGTCTATGCCGGGGTAGAGATCGAACGCTTTGACCTGCGCGAAAAGCTCATCGCGCTGGTGGAGAAGCTAAATCTTTCCGTCGTTACCTCGGTGGAGGGAAAAACAGTCTTCCCGGAAAATCACTCACACTTTGTGGGCCTCTACATGGGCCAGGTGGGTTCGGAGGCGGCCCGAAAGACGGTCGAGAGTGCTGATTGTGTCCTCATGCTGGGCACCTTCCTTACCGATGTGAACACAGGCCTCTTTACGGCCAAGATCGACCGGGCCAAGCTCATCTCCGCCTCCTCCGAAGAGGTGGTGGTGAGCTATCACCACTACCCTGGGGTGAGTTTGGTGGATCTCGTTGATTATCTTCTGGCCTCCGGGGAGGTGCGATCCCATTCTCTCTTCTCTGTGGCAGAGCCAGAAAGACCCAAGGGCCGGCCGGGCGTGCGATTGGAGCCATTCACCATCATCGAAGAGATTAACCGTTTTCTCCAGCCAGGGCGGTATATCGTCGTCTCGGATGTGGGGGACTGTCTGTACGCCAGCGTTGACCTCCGGACCGATCACTTCCTTGGGCCCGGATACTACAACAGCATGGGTTTTGGAATTCCTGCCGCCATCGCTGCAGGGTTGGCAGTGCCAGAGCGGCGAGTCATTGCCCTTGTTGGTGATGGGGGATTTCTCATGACGGGGATGGAGCTCGGCACGGCGCGGCGGCTTGGCCTTAACCCCATAATTATCCTTTGGAATAATGGATGCTACGGCACGCTGCGGGCTATCGGTGGTGCCAAGCCATATTTTGATCTTCCTTCCTTGGACTATGTCGCAATCGCCCGGTCTATGGGAGGGGATGGGGTACGGGTGGAAACACGCCGACAATTCCGTCAGGCCTTGGAACAAGCCGGGGAGAGCCAGACCTTCTTTCTCATCGAAGCAATGCTGCCCGCTGATCGAATGTCACGCACCTGGCAGCGGATCGCTGCCGAGGTTCGCTCCCGCGTTCAGCCCTAGCAGCTAGCAGCAGTCAGCAATCAGCTGTCGGCAAACAGCCGGAGAGAAGTATCACTCTCAGCGGTCCGCTTTAGTATTCGTCGATGGATCCGAGTTCTTGTTGACAGATGACCGCTCTGTAGTTCTAGCACTGTTGATCTGGAAGGAGGATTTGGCGGTACAGTGCCTCCGTAAACCCGCGGATGAGGAGGGAACCTCGGGAGATGACAGGGACGCGAAGCCTGCCATCCCGGTGAATGAGATACTGCTGGATCTCGTCATCCGTGATCTCGGTGCTGTCGAGATCCCACTCGTGAATTGCTGATCCCACCTTGACCCAGAGCTTCTGGTGTTGCTGAACGAGATGTCGGGTTTCTTTCGTGCCCAGGGGATTCGTGGAGATCTCGTGGACCACAAAGGGGATCTGGTGCTGCGAGAGGAACTCCCTCACCTCGACGCAGGTGGGTCACCCCTCGAGATTGTAAAGAATCGTTTCAGCCATGCTACCTCCTCCATTCTTTCCGCGAATCATCCTAGCCCGCATTATTCACGAGCGGAGTGTTTTCGTCAACAATGCGCCTACAGGTGCGGCCTGGGCCGCACGTGTAGGTTTCGACTGGCCGCTCCCACGGCCTGCTCAAGGCTAGCCCTGAGCGACGCCCCGCAAACGTGGGGCCGAGTCGAAGCCCGGGGGGCGGATTATTCATTCCTATGTGAATAATCTGGGCTAGCACGAGTTTCATTGAAAGAGAAGGTGGAGGGAAATTCTGATGGGCGAGGTTATGATGGTCGCCCAAGAAGGTTTGCAGAAGGACCTCCTCTTTTGGTAAAGTACATCAATCACTTTGGGCCGAACCGCGGGTGGTGCGGGATTCGGCCTTACAACAGTTTCCAAGCCATGCCTGAGCTGACCGTCGACAACGCGCGCTTCCAGCACTTCCGGTCGGTCCGGTGGATTCTCCCTGGAGGTCCTTTACGAGCCGAGGCGTATCACCCCGTCGTGGAGGGTGACGAATGCCCCGGGTGTCTGGTGTGCGAGCGGACCATTGGTTGGTTCATGGAGTTTGCCCGCATCGGTCGGGAACTCGTCGGCATCAACCTCAGAGATTGTGTGCACTGGCGGAGCCTCCACGACAACCCACAACCCCTCATCGTTCCCGCCTCCAATCTGCAAGAAATCAATCACCAGACAGTCGTGCAACTTCGGGAAGCCTACTACGCGATTCCCGAAGCTGCCCGTCCCTTCCTAGAGGACGTCTGGCCCCATGACCAGGGTCTCTCCCAGAGCGACCGCTTTGAGGATCGCCTGGCCATTGTGGAGCGGATGGTCAAACTCTGGGAGGATGGCCAATACGTCGGCTGGCCCAGTTAGTGCCGCACCTCCTTTCGTTTGTCAATCACACTCCGCGCTAGTGCGGCACTTCCGCTAGGGGGGCAGGCTCCCCTACGACCCCTCAGTGCCCCTGGTGCAAGCTTGCGGCATTGGCGCGGAATTGGTTGGAGGGGCACTGGTGCCGCATCAATCGATGACCGTTCGCCGACGACCGACGTCCGATAAAAATAGCTATCACCGGTCAGCGCCCAGCATTTCGGATGTTGCAAGTATGCACCTGCCTTTCAATCCGAAATCCGAAATTGCCAATCCGAAATCGCGTGATTGCTGACCGCTAGGTAGTTGCATGAAACCCACCTTTCAGATGCAATTGGTCAACGGCCCGTGGGGGGATCCGGCCCTGTACGTTCGGATTCGCTGGGCGCGGCGCGCTCTCCTTTTTGATTTGGGTTCTCTCACCTGCCTGCCAGCGGGCGAACTCCTCCGCGTGAGCGATGTCTTCGTGTCCCATACCCACCTGGACCACTTTGTCGGTTTTGATCATCTCCTCCGGACAGTCCTCGGCCGGGACCGCACCCTTAACCTCTATGGGCCTCCGGGCATCATTGACAACGTGGATGGGAAACTGAGGGGCTACACCTGGAATCTCGTCCAGGACTACACCCTGAACATCGAGGTGTTTGAAGTCGATGTTGACACCGTACGAAGTGCGCGCTTCCCTTGCGCCGAGGCATTCCCGAGACGCGATCTGCCGGCGCGTCCGTTTACGGGTGACCTTTGGACTGAGCCTGGTTTCCAAGTCCGCGCGTCGCACCTGCACCATCAGGTTCCATGCCTCGCTTTCGCGGTCGAAGAGCCCTTTCACATTAATGTTGATAAGGAGCGACTTACGCAGCTGGAGTTGCCCGTGGGGCCCTGGCTTGCCGATCTCAAGGCGCAGATCCGTGCAGGGGCCGCCGACGATACCCCGATTCAGGTACCCGGAGGGCGGGCACAGACATTCTTGCTTGGGGAGCTGCGGGTCAGAATGATCAACATCACCCCGGGCCAGAAGCTCGCCTATGTGACCGATGCACTTTACTGTCCCGAGAATGTGGCACGCATCGTGGCCTTGGCCAAGGGTGCCGACGTTCTCTACTGCGAGGCCGCCTACCTGGATCGGGATGCATCGCTGGCGACACA
Proteins encoded in this region:
- a CDS encoding NUDIX hydrolase; the encoded protein is MKRQHPLTAWRVLKRSVAFSCPFYQIAQEEIRLPTDHIIDYYYVTIPPSVMVVPMTANGRIVLLQQYRYPISSFSYELPGGNTEGKSPLATCKAELFEETGYRARRWKRLGTFHPYSGMSDEICHVYLATELTPGTYRLEEREFIQVIEMSIQEVYRWIERNRIRDGMTLASLLLVRPYLRKRAH
- a CDS encoding thiamine pyrophosphate-binding protein; its protein translation is MKIGEYIFRQIKATGVDHIFGIPGDFSLPLWRAQEAAGLQPIVVTHEPSAGFAADAYARLRGLGAALVTFGAGGLNMVNPIAQAFAERSPVLVVSGAPEIRDRDTDALLHHRVKTFESQVIVYREVTAATAVLEDPATALAEIDRVLATILERKRPGYLEVPRDMVDVAGGASGSMAGGKQPERAALEEAMGEVVDRLNQSLRPVVYAGVEIERFDLREKLIALVEKLNLSVVTSVEGKTVFPENHSHFVGLYMGQVGSEAARKTVESADCVLMLGTFLTDVNTGLFTAKIDRAKLISASSEEVVVSYHHYPGVSLVDLVDYLLASGEVRSHSLFSVAEPERPKGRPGVRLEPFTIIEEINRFLQPGRYIVVSDVGDCLYASVDLRTDHFLGPGYYNSMGFGIPAAIAAGLAVPERRVIALVGDGGFLMTGMELGTARRLGLNPIIILWNNGCYGTLRAIGGAKPYFDLPSLDYVAIARSMGGDGVRVETRRQFRQALEQAGESQTFFLIEAMLPADRMSRTWQRIAAEVRSRVQP
- a CDS encoding MBL fold metallo-hydrolase encodes the protein MKPTFQMQLVNGPWGDPALYVRIRWARRALLFDLGSLTCLPAGELLRVSDVFVSHTHLDHFVGFDHLLRTVLGRDRTLNLYGPPGIIDNVDGKLRGYTWNLVQDYTLNIEVFEVDVDTVRSARFPCAEAFPRRDLPARPFTGDLWTEPGFQVRASHLHHQVPCLAFAVEEPFHINVDKERLTQLELPVGPWLADLKAQIRAGAADDTPIQVPGGRAQTFLLGELRVRMINITPGQKLAYVTDALYCPENVARIVALAKGADVLYCEAAYLDRDASLATQRCHLTARQAGLIAREAAVRRLALFHFSPRYEGNAEAFHREAREAFGGWVTVPKGRWN